The following are from one region of the Rhea pennata isolate bPtePen1 chromosome 28, bPtePen1.pri, whole genome shotgun sequence genome:
- the STAR gene encoding steroidogenic acute regulatory protein, mitochondrial, whose product MLPATFKLCAAISYRHLRNMTGLRRQAAVAISQELSKLACRSTGPSTWINQVRRRSSLLSSRLEEKPFSEMEMSYIKQGEEALQKSLSILGDQDGWKTETVVDNGDKVLSKVLPDVGKVFRLEVVVDQPLDAVYSELVDRMEQMGDWNPSVKEVKILQKIGKDTVITHEKAAATPGNIVGPRDFVSVRCSKRRGSTCVLAGMATKYGAMPEQEGFIRAENGPTCMILRPLPGNPSQTKLTWLLSIDLKGWLPKTIINQVLSQTQVDFANHLRERLAQAVMNC is encoded by the exons ATGCTGCCCGCCACGTTCAAGCTGTGCGCTGCCATCTCTTACCGGCACCTGCGCAACATGACCG GTCTGAGGAGACAAGCTGCTGTTGCCATCAGCCAGGAACTGAGCAAGCTAGCCTGCCGCAGCACGGGTCCCAGCACGTGGATTAACCAAGTTCGCAGGAGAAGCTCCCTGCTCA GCTCCAGGCTGGAGGAGAAGCCCTTCAGCGAGATGGAAATGTCTTATATCAAGCAAGGAGAAGAAGCCCTTCAGAAATCGCTCAGCATCCTTGGAGACCAGGATGGGTGGAAGACTGAGACAGTGGTG GATAACGGAGACAAAGTGCTGAGCAAGGTGCTCCCAGATGTGGGGAAGGTGTTTCGCCTCGAGGTGGTGGTGGACCAGCCCCTGGATGCAGTATACAGTGAGCTGGTGGACAGGATGGAGCAGATGGGAGACTGGAACCCCAGTGTCAAAGAAGTCAAG ATTCTTCAGAAGATTGGAAAAGACACAGTGATCACCCATGAGAAAGCAGCTGCTACCCCGGGTAACATTGTTGGACCACGGGACTTTGTCAGTGTCCGGTGTTCTAAGAGACGTGGTTCAACCTGTGTCCTGGCTGGGATGGCTACGAAATATGGAGCTATGCCAGAACAAGAGGGATTTATAAG AGCTGAGAACGGTCCCACTTGTATGATCCTGCGTCCACTGCCTGGAAATCCTTCACAAACTAAGCTAACGTGGCTTCTCAGTATTGATCTAAAG GGGTGGCTGCCAAAGACGATAATCAACCAGGTACTCTCCCAGACACAGGTAGACTTCGCCAATCATCTTCGTGAGCGCCTGGCCCAGGCTGTCATGAACTGCTGA
- the ASH2L gene encoding set1/Ash2 histone methyltransferase complex subunit ASH2 isoform X2, producing the protein MTNYSFHCNVCHHSGNTYFLRKQANLKEMCLSALANLTWQSRTQDEHPKTMFSKDKDIIPFIDKYWECMTTRQRPGKMTWPNNIVKTMCKERDVFLVKEHPDPGSKDPEEDYPKFGLLDQDLANIGPAYDNQKQNNSVSTSGSLNGGIAAGGSGKGRGAKRKQQDGGTTGTAKKTRSDPLFSAQRLPPHGYPLEHPFNKDGYRYILAEPDPHAPDPEKLELDCWAGKPIPGDLYRACLYERVLLALHDRAPQLKISDDRLTVIGEKGYSMVRASHGVRKGAWYFEISMDEMPPDTAARLGWSQPLGNLQAPLGYDKFSYSWRSKKGTKFHQSIGKHYSAGYGQGDILGFYISLPEDTETAKSLPDTYKDKALIKFKSYLYFEEKDFVDKAEKSLKQAPGSQIIFFKNGASQGVAFKDIFEGVYFPAISLYKGCTVSINFGPYFKYPPRDITYHPMSDMGWGAVVEHTLADVLYHVETEVDGRRSPPWEP; encoded by the exons ATGACCAACTACAGCTTCCATTGCAATGTTTGCCATCATAGCGGGAACAcatatttcttaagaaaacaagcaa atctCAAGGAAATGTGCCTTAGTGCTCTGGCCAACTTAACATGGCAGTCAAGGACACAAGATGAGCACCCAAAAACTATGTTCTCAAAAGATAAG GATATTATCCCATTCATCGATAAATATTGGGAGTGTATGACAACAAGACAGAGACCTGGAAAGATGACTTGGCCTAATAATATTGTCAAAACTATG TGTAAAGAAAGAGATGTATTCTTGGTGAAAGAACATCCAGACCCAGGGAGTAAAGATCCAGAAGAAGATTACCCAAAGTTTGGACTTCTAGACCAA gaTCTCGCCAATATTGGTCCAGCATATGATAACCAGAAACAGAACAACTCTGTATCCACAAGTGGAAGCTTAAATG GAGGAATtgctgcaggaggcagtgggaaaggaagaggagcaaAACGCAAGCAACAAGATGGTGGGACCACAGGAACAGCCAAGAAAACCAGAAG TGACCCATTGTTTTCCGCTCAGCGCTTACCTCCTCATGGTTATCCTTTGGAACACCCCTTTAATAAAGATGGATATCGTTACATCTTGGCTGAGCCTGACCCCCATGCACCTGACCCAGAAAAATTGGAGCTAGACTGTTGGGCAGGAAAGCCTATTCCTGGGGACCTCTACAGAGCCTGCCTGTATGAACGAGTCCTCCTAGCACTGCATGACCGAG CTCCTCAGTTAAAGATTTCTGACGACAGGCTGACTGTTATAGGCGAGAAGGGCTATTCAATGGTACGAGCCTCACATGGAGTGCGGAAAGGAGCGTGGTATTTTGAAATATCCATGGATGAGATGCCGCCAGACACAGCTGCCAGATTAGGCTGGTCACAGCCACTAG GGAACCTCCAGGCACCTCTGGGATATGACAAGTTCAGTTACTCCTGGCGCAGCAAAAAGGGAACAAAGTTTCATCAGTCAATAGGGAAACACTACTCAGCTGGCTACGGACAAGGTGATATACTGGGATTTTACATCAGTCTTCCTGAAGACACCGAGACTGCTAAATCACTGCCTGATACTTACAAAGATAAG GCTTTGATCAAATTCAAAAGCTACTTGTACTTCgaggaaaaagattttgtgGACAAGGCAGAGAAGAGCCTAAAGCAAGCACCTGGAAGCCAA atCATCTTCTTCAAAAATGGTGCTAGCCAAGGTGTTGcctttaaagacatttttgaaggcgtttattttcctgctatttCTTTATACAAAGGCTGCACG GTTTCTATAAACTTTGGACCATATTTCAAGTATCCTCCCAGAGACATCACTTACCATCCA ATGAGTGACATGGGATGGGGTGCTGTTGTAGAACACACACTGGCAGATGTACTGTATCATGTAGAGACTGAAGTTGATGGAAGACGAAGCCCACCCTGGGAGCCTTAA
- the ASH2L gene encoding set1/Ash2 histone methyltransferase complex subunit ASH2 isoform X3: MAAATAAAAAAAAGPTAPAPEEAEAAPEPPPPPPPPPPAAGDPPAPPEQGAADAEAGGDGALVDVTAALETDSANGKDPLEGAGDNSEVLDAQAGSVDEENGRQLGEIELQCGICTKWFTADTFGIDTTSCLPFMTNYSFHCNVCHHSGNTYFLRKQANLKEMCLSALANLTWQSRTQDEHPKTMFSKDKDIIPFIDKYWECMTTRQRPGKMTWPNNIVKTMCKERDVFLVKEHPDPGSKDPEEDYPKFGLLDQDLANIGPAYDNQKQNNSVSTSGSLNGGASLGGGIAAGGSGKGRGAKRKQQDGGTTGTAKKTRSDPLFSAQRLPPHGYPLEHPFNKDGYRYILAEPDPHAPDPEKLELDCWAGKPIPGDLYRACLYERVLLALHDRAPQLKISDDRLTVIGEKGYSMVRASHGVRKGAWYFEISMDEMPPDTAARLGWSQPLGNLQAPLGYDKFSYSWRSKKGTKFHQSIGKHYSAGYGQGDILGFYISLPEDTETAKSLPDTYKDKALIKFKSYLYFEEKDFVDKAEKSLKQAPGSQIIFFKNGASQGVAFKDIFEGVYFPAISLYKGCTVSINFGPYFKYPPRDITYHPMSDMGWGAVVEHTLADVLYHVETEVDGRRSPPWEP; the protein is encoded by the exons ATGGCGGCGGCGacagcggcggcagcagcggccgcggcggggcctaCTGCTCCCGCGCCCGAGGAGGCCGAGGCTGctccggagccgccgccgccgccgccgcctccgccacCGGCGGCCGGGGACCCCCCTGCCCCGCCGGAGCAGGGCGCTGCCGACGCCGAGGCCGG GGGGGACGGCGCCCTGGTGGATGTCACCGCCGCGCTGGAGACCGACTCTGCCAACGGGAAGGACCCGCTG GAAGGTGCTGGGGACAATTCTGAAGTCTTGGATGCTCAGGCAGGCTCAGTGGATGAAGAGAATGGACGACAGCTTGGAGAGATAGAGCTGCAATGTGGAATTTGTACAAAGTGGTTCACGGCAGACACGTTTGGCATTGATACCAC ATCATGTCTGCCTTTCATGACCAACTACAGCTTCCATTGCAATGTTTGCCATCATAGCGGGAACAcatatttcttaagaaaacaagcaa atctCAAGGAAATGTGCCTTAGTGCTCTGGCCAACTTAACATGGCAGTCAAGGACACAAGATGAGCACCCAAAAACTATGTTCTCAAAAGATAAG GATATTATCCCATTCATCGATAAATATTGGGAGTGTATGACAACAAGACAGAGACCTGGAAAGATGACTTGGCCTAATAATATTGTCAAAACTATG TGTAAAGAAAGAGATGTATTCTTGGTGAAAGAACATCCAGACCCAGGGAGTAAAGATCCAGAAGAAGATTACCCAAAGTTTGGACTTCTAGACCAA gaTCTCGCCAATATTGGTCCAGCATATGATAACCAGAAACAGAACAACTCTGTATCCACAAGTGGAAGCTTAAATG GTGGAGCCTCTTTGGGAG GAGGAATtgctgcaggaggcagtgggaaaggaagaggagcaaAACGCAAGCAACAAGATGGTGGGACCACAGGAACAGCCAAGAAAACCAGAAG TGACCCATTGTTTTCCGCTCAGCGCTTACCTCCTCATGGTTATCCTTTGGAACACCCCTTTAATAAAGATGGATATCGTTACATCTTGGCTGAGCCTGACCCCCATGCACCTGACCCAGAAAAATTGGAGCTAGACTGTTGGGCAGGAAAGCCTATTCCTGGGGACCTCTACAGAGCCTGCCTGTATGAACGAGTCCTCCTAGCACTGCATGACCGAG CTCCTCAGTTAAAGATTTCTGACGACAGGCTGACTGTTATAGGCGAGAAGGGCTATTCAATGGTACGAGCCTCACATGGAGTGCGGAAAGGAGCGTGGTATTTTGAAATATCCATGGATGAGATGCCGCCAGACACAGCTGCCAGATTAGGCTGGTCACAGCCACTAG GGAACCTCCAGGCACCTCTGGGATATGACAAGTTCAGTTACTCCTGGCGCAGCAAAAAGGGAACAAAGTTTCATCAGTCAATAGGGAAACACTACTCAGCTGGCTACGGACAAGGTGATATACTGGGATTTTACATCAGTCTTCCTGAAGACACCGAGACTGCTAAATCACTGCCTGATACTTACAAAGATAAG GCTTTGATCAAATTCAAAAGCTACTTGTACTTCgaggaaaaagattttgtgGACAAGGCAGAGAAGAGCCTAAAGCAAGCACCTGGAAGCCAA atCATCTTCTTCAAAAATGGTGCTAGCCAAGGTGTTGcctttaaagacatttttgaaggcgtttattttcctgctatttCTTTATACAAAGGCTGCACG GTTTCTATAAACTTTGGACCATATTTCAAGTATCCTCCCAGAGACATCACTTACCATCCA ATGAGTGACATGGGATGGGGTGCTGTTGTAGAACACACACTGGCAGATGTACTGTATCATGTAGAGACTGAAGTTGATGGAAGACGAAGCCCACCCTGGGAGCCTTAA
- the NODAL gene encoding nodal homolog has protein sequence MRPPLRAAPALALCALALLRLGCAPRAPLRATPRAPLRATPRALLRAPLRAPPRCPPLMLQLLRAPPAPLRAAAAAALSIVPHGSLQNGSRWAFSFDMSSISSSQEVNLAELRVHLPDLLQSQNVTLDIYHSPKQKCLENGTCGHKLFLGTFTGSPSFTQASWKVFNITSMLRSWLHQEVASGHNIPGGMESAEAQDGREVGGLAVPATAATSMLNSSDSSHGELAMHQDMADRVLLLVFSKDKSPGDYTLIRTVETSKHVMRDSSTKDLGNRRHRRNRKEKQRIKVSDAPVPGPGEEGKSLCKRVDMIVDFEQTGWGSWIVYPKKYNAYRCEGQCPSPVDETFKPTNHAYIQSLLKLYKPNHLPCPVCSPVKMSPLSMLYYEKGEIVIRHHEDMIIEECGCN, from the exons ATGCGGCCCCCGCtgcgcgccgcgcccgcgctgGCGCTCTGCGCCCTGGCGCTGCTCCGCCTGGGCtgcgcgccgcgcgccccgctccgcgcaaCGCCGCGCGCCCCGCTGCGCGCGACACCCCGCGCCCTGCTGcgcgccccgctgcgcgccccgccgcgctgccccccgctcatgctgcagctgctgcgcgccccgccggccccgctgcgcgccgccgccgccgccgcgctcagCATCGTCCCGCACG GTTCTCTCCAGAATGGCTCTCGCTGGGCTTTCTCTTTCGACATGAGCTCCATCTCCAGCAGCCAGGAGGTGAATCTGGCTGAGCTCCGAGTCCACCTGCCTGATCTCTTGCAGTCCCAGAACGTCACACTGGACATCTACCATAGTCCAAAGCAGAAGTGCCTGGAGAACGGGACCTGCGGGCACAAGCTCTTCCTGGGCACTTTCACTGGCAGCCCCTCTTTCACCCAGGCCTCCTGGAAAGTGTTCAACATCACCAGCATGCTCAGGTCCTGGCTTCACCAAGAGGTGGCTTCTGGCCACAACATTCCTGGGGGAATGGAGAGTGCCGAGGCACAGGATGGACGGGAGGTAGGTGGGTTGGCCGTCCCGGCCACTGCAGCAACGAGCATGCTGAACTCAAGCGACTCCAGCCATGGGGAGCTGGCCATGCACCAAGACATGGCAGATAGAGTCCTGCTGCTTGTCTTCTCCAAGGACAAGTCTCCGGGAGATTACACCCTCATCAGAACAGTGGAGACCTCTAAGCACGTCATGCGTGACAGCAGCACCAAGGACTTGGGAAACCGACGGCATCGTAGgaataggaaggaaaagcaaaggattAAAGTGAGTGATGCCCCTGTTCCTGGCCCAGGGGAGGAAGGCAAGTCCTTGTGCAAGAGAGTGGACATGATAGTGGATTTTGAGCAGACTGGCTGGGGCAGCTGGATTGTCTACCCAAAAAAATATAACGCCTACCGGTGTGAAGGGCAGTGTCCATCGCCCGTGGATGAGACCTTCAAACCCACCAACCATGCTTACATACAG AGCTTGCTGAAGCTCTACAAGCCCAACCACTTGCCCTGCCCTGTGTGCTCCCCAGTTAAGATGAGCCCTCTCTCCATGCTGTACTACGAGAAGGGTGAAATCGTCATCCGCCACCACGAAGACATGATCATCGAAGAGTGCGGCTGCAACTGA
- the ASH2L gene encoding set1/Ash2 histone methyltransferase complex subunit ASH2 isoform X1, translating into MTNYSFHCNVCHHSGNTYFLRKQANLKEMCLSALANLTWQSRTQDEHPKTMFSKDKDIIPFIDKYWECMTTRQRPGKMTWPNNIVKTMCKERDVFLVKEHPDPGSKDPEEDYPKFGLLDQDLANIGPAYDNQKQNNSVSTSGSLNGGASLGGGIAAGGSGKGRGAKRKQQDGGTTGTAKKTRSDPLFSAQRLPPHGYPLEHPFNKDGYRYILAEPDPHAPDPEKLELDCWAGKPIPGDLYRACLYERVLLALHDRAPQLKISDDRLTVIGEKGYSMVRASHGVRKGAWYFEISMDEMPPDTAARLGWSQPLGNLQAPLGYDKFSYSWRSKKGTKFHQSIGKHYSAGYGQGDILGFYISLPEDTETAKSLPDTYKDKALIKFKSYLYFEEKDFVDKAEKSLKQAPGSQIIFFKNGASQGVAFKDIFEGVYFPAISLYKGCTVSINFGPYFKYPPRDITYHPMSDMGWGAVVEHTLADVLYHVETEVDGRRSPPWEP; encoded by the exons ATGACCAACTACAGCTTCCATTGCAATGTTTGCCATCATAGCGGGAACAcatatttcttaagaaaacaagcaa atctCAAGGAAATGTGCCTTAGTGCTCTGGCCAACTTAACATGGCAGTCAAGGACACAAGATGAGCACCCAAAAACTATGTTCTCAAAAGATAAG GATATTATCCCATTCATCGATAAATATTGGGAGTGTATGACAACAAGACAGAGACCTGGAAAGATGACTTGGCCTAATAATATTGTCAAAACTATG TGTAAAGAAAGAGATGTATTCTTGGTGAAAGAACATCCAGACCCAGGGAGTAAAGATCCAGAAGAAGATTACCCAAAGTTTGGACTTCTAGACCAA gaTCTCGCCAATATTGGTCCAGCATATGATAACCAGAAACAGAACAACTCTGTATCCACAAGTGGAAGCTTAAATG GTGGAGCCTCTTTGGGAG GAGGAATtgctgcaggaggcagtgggaaaggaagaggagcaaAACGCAAGCAACAAGATGGTGGGACCACAGGAACAGCCAAGAAAACCAGAAG TGACCCATTGTTTTCCGCTCAGCGCTTACCTCCTCATGGTTATCCTTTGGAACACCCCTTTAATAAAGATGGATATCGTTACATCTTGGCTGAGCCTGACCCCCATGCACCTGACCCAGAAAAATTGGAGCTAGACTGTTGGGCAGGAAAGCCTATTCCTGGGGACCTCTACAGAGCCTGCCTGTATGAACGAGTCCTCCTAGCACTGCATGACCGAG CTCCTCAGTTAAAGATTTCTGACGACAGGCTGACTGTTATAGGCGAGAAGGGCTATTCAATGGTACGAGCCTCACATGGAGTGCGGAAAGGAGCGTGGTATTTTGAAATATCCATGGATGAGATGCCGCCAGACACAGCTGCCAGATTAGGCTGGTCACAGCCACTAG GGAACCTCCAGGCACCTCTGGGATATGACAAGTTCAGTTACTCCTGGCGCAGCAAAAAGGGAACAAAGTTTCATCAGTCAATAGGGAAACACTACTCAGCTGGCTACGGACAAGGTGATATACTGGGATTTTACATCAGTCTTCCTGAAGACACCGAGACTGCTAAATCACTGCCTGATACTTACAAAGATAAG GCTTTGATCAAATTCAAAAGCTACTTGTACTTCgaggaaaaagattttgtgGACAAGGCAGAGAAGAGCCTAAAGCAAGCACCTGGAAGCCAA atCATCTTCTTCAAAAATGGTGCTAGCCAAGGTGTTGcctttaaagacatttttgaaggcgtttattttcctgctatttCTTTATACAAAGGCTGCACG GTTTCTATAAACTTTGGACCATATTTCAAGTATCCTCCCAGAGACATCACTTACCATCCA ATGAGTGACATGGGATGGGGTGCTGTTGTAGAACACACACTGGCAGATGTACTGTATCATGTAGAGACTGAAGTTGATGGAAGACGAAGCCCACCCTGGGAGCCTTAA
- the ASH2L gene encoding set1/Ash2 histone methyltransferase complex subunit ASH2 isoform X4 — MAAATAAAAAAAAGPTAPAPEEAEAAPEPPPPPPPPPPAAGDPPAPPEQGAADAEAGGDGALVDVTAALETDSANGKDPLEGAGDNSEVLDAQAGSVDEENGRQLGEIELQCGICTKWFTADTFGIDTTSCLPFMTNYSFHCNVCHHSGNTYFLRKQANLKEMCLSALANLTWQSRTQDEHPKTMFSKDKDIIPFIDKYWECMTTRQRPGKMTWPNNIVKTMCKERDVFLVKEHPDPGSKDPEEDYPKFGLLDQDLANIGPAYDNQKQNNSVSTSGSLNGGIAAGGSGKGRGAKRKQQDGGTTGTAKKTRSDPLFSAQRLPPHGYPLEHPFNKDGYRYILAEPDPHAPDPEKLELDCWAGKPIPGDLYRACLYERVLLALHDRAPQLKISDDRLTVIGEKGYSMVRASHGVRKGAWYFEISMDEMPPDTAARLGWSQPLGNLQAPLGYDKFSYSWRSKKGTKFHQSIGKHYSAGYGQGDILGFYISLPEDTETAKSLPDTYKDKALIKFKSYLYFEEKDFVDKAEKSLKQAPGSQIIFFKNGASQGVAFKDIFEGVYFPAISLYKGCTVSINFGPYFKYPPRDITYHPMSDMGWGAVVEHTLADVLYHVETEVDGRRSPPWEP, encoded by the exons ATGGCGGCGGCGacagcggcggcagcagcggccgcggcggggcctaCTGCTCCCGCGCCCGAGGAGGCCGAGGCTGctccggagccgccgccgccgccgccgcctccgccacCGGCGGCCGGGGACCCCCCTGCCCCGCCGGAGCAGGGCGCTGCCGACGCCGAGGCCGG GGGGGACGGCGCCCTGGTGGATGTCACCGCCGCGCTGGAGACCGACTCTGCCAACGGGAAGGACCCGCTG GAAGGTGCTGGGGACAATTCTGAAGTCTTGGATGCTCAGGCAGGCTCAGTGGATGAAGAGAATGGACGACAGCTTGGAGAGATAGAGCTGCAATGTGGAATTTGTACAAAGTGGTTCACGGCAGACACGTTTGGCATTGATACCAC ATCATGTCTGCCTTTCATGACCAACTACAGCTTCCATTGCAATGTTTGCCATCATAGCGGGAACAcatatttcttaagaaaacaagcaa atctCAAGGAAATGTGCCTTAGTGCTCTGGCCAACTTAACATGGCAGTCAAGGACACAAGATGAGCACCCAAAAACTATGTTCTCAAAAGATAAG GATATTATCCCATTCATCGATAAATATTGGGAGTGTATGACAACAAGACAGAGACCTGGAAAGATGACTTGGCCTAATAATATTGTCAAAACTATG TGTAAAGAAAGAGATGTATTCTTGGTGAAAGAACATCCAGACCCAGGGAGTAAAGATCCAGAAGAAGATTACCCAAAGTTTGGACTTCTAGACCAA gaTCTCGCCAATATTGGTCCAGCATATGATAACCAGAAACAGAACAACTCTGTATCCACAAGTGGAAGCTTAAATG GAGGAATtgctgcaggaggcagtgggaaaggaagaggagcaaAACGCAAGCAACAAGATGGTGGGACCACAGGAACAGCCAAGAAAACCAGAAG TGACCCATTGTTTTCCGCTCAGCGCTTACCTCCTCATGGTTATCCTTTGGAACACCCCTTTAATAAAGATGGATATCGTTACATCTTGGCTGAGCCTGACCCCCATGCACCTGACCCAGAAAAATTGGAGCTAGACTGTTGGGCAGGAAAGCCTATTCCTGGGGACCTCTACAGAGCCTGCCTGTATGAACGAGTCCTCCTAGCACTGCATGACCGAG CTCCTCAGTTAAAGATTTCTGACGACAGGCTGACTGTTATAGGCGAGAAGGGCTATTCAATGGTACGAGCCTCACATGGAGTGCGGAAAGGAGCGTGGTATTTTGAAATATCCATGGATGAGATGCCGCCAGACACAGCTGCCAGATTAGGCTGGTCACAGCCACTAG GGAACCTCCAGGCACCTCTGGGATATGACAAGTTCAGTTACTCCTGGCGCAGCAAAAAGGGAACAAAGTTTCATCAGTCAATAGGGAAACACTACTCAGCTGGCTACGGACAAGGTGATATACTGGGATTTTACATCAGTCTTCCTGAAGACACCGAGACTGCTAAATCACTGCCTGATACTTACAAAGATAAG GCTTTGATCAAATTCAAAAGCTACTTGTACTTCgaggaaaaagattttgtgGACAAGGCAGAGAAGAGCCTAAAGCAAGCACCTGGAAGCCAA atCATCTTCTTCAAAAATGGTGCTAGCCAAGGTGTTGcctttaaagacatttttgaaggcgtttattttcctgctatttCTTTATACAAAGGCTGCACG GTTTCTATAAACTTTGGACCATATTTCAAGTATCCTCCCAGAGACATCACTTACCATCCA ATGAGTGACATGGGATGGGGTGCTGTTGTAGAACACACACTGGCAGATGTACTGTATCATGTAGAGACTGAAGTTGATGGAAGACGAAGCCCACCCTGGGAGCCTTAA
- the EIF4EBP1 gene encoding eukaryotic translation initiation factor 4E-binding protein 1: protein MSGRCCPGQTPSRDIPGPGKRLALPDGAPLPPGAYSTTPGGTVFGTTPGGTRIIYDRKFLMECRNSPVAKTPPSDLPDIPGVTSPNVEESKIENNHVQNYDEKVSIGEEEQFDMDI from the exons ATGTCGGGCCGCTGCTGCCCGGGGCAGACGCCGAGCCGCGACATCCCGGGTCCCGGCAAGCGCCTCGCCCTGCCCGAcggcgccccgctgccgcccggcgcctACAGCACCACGCCGGGGGGCACCGTCTTCGGGACCACGCCGGGCG GTACCAGAATTATTTATGATCGTAAGTTTTTGATGGAGTGCCGCAATTCTCCGGTTGCCAAAACACCACCTTCTGACCTTCCGGACATTCCAGGTGTCACAAGCCCAAATGTGGAGGAGTCAAAGATTGAAAACAACCATGTCCAGAACTATGATGAGAAAGTGAGCATAG GTGAGGAAGAGCAGTTTGACATGGACATCTAA